The Gemmatimonas sp. region TCGACGTGCTTGTCATGGGGTGGGAATGGCTCGCGAGTACGAGCGACGCGCTTACCGTGCGGATCACCTGTGGCGGCGGCACGTACATTCGCGCGCTCGCCCGCGACCTTGGGCGCGCACTCGGAAGTGCCGCGCACTGTGAGAGTCTGCGGCGCGTGGCCAGCGGCGCCGCGCACGTAGCCGATGCCATAACGCTCGAGCAGCTCGAGCCAGGCAGTATTCTCGATGGCCGCGTGCTGTTGCGCCCACCGTTGTCGGCCCTCGGCGCGATCGCCCACGAATCGCTCGACGAGGCGGGCCTGGCCGCGCTTCGCGTGGGCCGTCGGATTCCAGCGACGACGCCTGGCGATCGCGGGGCGCTCCTCTGGCAGGATACCGTCGTCGCGATCGCCGAGCGCGTGGCCGGCGACTGGTGGCAACCGCGTGTCGTCATGCTCGGTGATGAGGCGGCGTCATGACGTCGGTCTGGTCCGACCCGGTCGGCCTGCCGATCGGCGAGTCCGGCGCCGTCATTACTGTCGGCACGTTCGACGGGGTGCATCGCGGGCATCACGATGTCCTCGCACGACTGGCCGCCTTGGCGGCCGAGACCGACCGACCCAGTGTCGTGATCACCTTCGAACCGCACCCGCTCGAAGTGGTTCGCCCGTCGGCCGCTCCGCCGCTGCTCACGCTGCACGACGAAAAACTCGAGATGTTTGCGCAGTCCGGCGTTTCCTATGTCGCGGTGCTCCCCTTCACGGCCACGTTGGCGGCGTATGAAGCGGAGCAGTTCGTCGATGCGGTGTTGCGCGAGCGGTTCCGCGTGGCCGAACTGCTCGTCGGACATGACCACGGATTCGGACGCGGGCGCCTCGGCGATATCGACGTACTCCGTGCACTCGGCGTGTCGCGCGGGTTCGGGGTGACCGTGCTACCGCCGGTGCACGCCGCGGACGGCCAGGCCATTTCGTCGACGGCCATCCGGTCGGCTATTCTGCAGGGTGATCTGCGGACCGCAGCGGCCGGACTGGGGCGCCCGTACAGCATCGCCGGTCGGGTGATCCAAGGCGACCAGCGCGGCCGATTGATCGGGTACCCCACTCTCAACTTGCAGTCCCCGCCGGCCCGCAAACTGCTCCCTCCCGACGGGGTCTACGCGGTGCGGGTGCAGACGCCGCAGGGGCCGTTCGGCGGCATGCTCAACCTTGGGCCGCGGCCGACCTTTGGCGATGCCTCGCGGCGGATCGAGACGCATGTCTTCGATGCGGCGCACGACTGGTACGGCGCGCCAATCCGGCTTGACCTGATCGATCGGATTCGCGACACGCGGACATTCGATGGAATCGGCGCCCTTCGAGCGCAGCTTGCCCACGATGAGGCCGCCGCGCGCGAGACTCTGCAGGGACTGGCTACCGCCACGACTACTGGACCCCTAAGTTAAGAGGCTAGGCGCATTTTGCGCCATTTCTCGCGTCTCGCTCCCCGACGCGCTGACATTACCTCTGGCCACCGGCATCGATGGCGAACCTGAAGTACCGCATCCTGCTCATCGTGGGACTCTTCGCGGCCTCCGCGTGGGCCCTCTTTCCGCGCACCGTTGTCGAACGGGTGAAGCGCGATGGCGTTTTCGTTTACGACACCGTGCGTCGCGTGCCGCTCAAGCGAGGTCTCGACCTCCAGGGCGGTATGCACCTGACGCTCGAGGTCGACGAGTCCAAGCAGGCGGTCGCGAACAAGTCCGAGGCGCTCGATCGTGCACTCAAGGTAGTGCGCCAGCGCATTGACGAGTTCGGCGTGTCCGAACCCGTAGTGCAGAAGGCCGGCAACGAGCGCATCATCGTGGAACTCCCCGGCATCGACGACGCGGAACGCGCGCAGGACGTTGTGCAGAAGTCGGCGTTTCTTGAGTTCCAGATTACCGATAAGACGCAGGCGTTTGAGAAGGTGATGCCGCGCTTCGACGAGATCGCCAAGAACGCAGGGCTCTCGGCAGCATCCGAAGCGAAGGCTGCTGGCGACACCGCCAAGAAGGGCGGCGCCACCTCGTTGCTCACGCAGCAGTCTGATTCCTCCAAGGACTCCACGGGAAAGGCGATTGCGTCCACGGGTGCCGATTCGACGGCCAAGACACCGGCCGTCGTGATCGGCGGTTTGTTTAGCACCAACGTGCAGCCCGGCCAAATCCCGGGTCAGTACATCGTGCCGGAGGCGTCGTACGCCGCCATCGAGCGTGCACTCTCCTTGCCGGCGATTCAGGGGGCCATGCCTCCGGGCAAGGTGATGCGCTGGGGCGTTGATTCGCTCGTCTCCGGCACCCAGCGTTTCTTTGCGCTGTACGTGCTCGACTCGCGTCCGATCATCACGGGTGAAGTGCTCACCGACGCGCGTCCGTCCACCGATCCGGTGGAAGGAAACGTCGTGCAGTTCACGCTGAACAACGAAGGCGCCCGTCGCTTCAAGGTCGAGACCGGCAAGCATGTGAGGGACAACATGGCCATCGTGCTCGACCAGCGCGTCGTGACGGCGCCGGTGCTCAACAGCGCGATCGGCCGCAACGGTCAGATTACGCTTGGCGGCGGAACGCTGCAGGCCGCACAGGATCTCGCGCTCGTGTTGCGTGCTGGTGCGTTGCCGGTGCCGCTCAAGGTGGCCGAAGTCCGCAGCATCGGTGCCAGCCTCGGTGCCGACTCGATCAACAAGGGTGCGCTTGCACTCGCCGTCGCGTTCCTGCTTATCGTCGTCATTATGATCGGCTACTACCGATTTGCCGGCATGCTGGCGGTCGCGGCGCTGCTGCTCTACCTCGTGTACACGCTCGCGGTGTTGGCCGGCTTCCATGCAGTGCTCACCTTGCCTGGACTTGCCGGCTTCGTGCTCTCCATCGGTATCGCCGTCGACGCCAACGTGCTGATCTTCGAGCGCATCCGTGAGGAGCTCGATCACGGCAAGTCCAACCGACTCGCGATCGACGAAGGCTTTCGCCACGCACTGAGCGCCATCATCGACACTTCGGCGACTACGATTCTGTCTGGCATGGTGCTGTATCAGTATGGCACGGGACCGGTGCGCGGCTTTGCCGTCACGCTTATCGCGGGCCTCGTGGCCTCGCTGTTCACGTCGATCTTCGTGAGCAAGACCTTCTTCATGATCTGGCTCAGCCGTACGCGCGGCAACCAGACGCTGAGCATCTGAGGACGCCATGCTGCGAATCTTTCACAACACCAAGTATGAGTTCGTCAAGCATTGGCGCATCGCCGCCGGCCTCACGGTCGCGTTCATCGTGGCAGGTCTCGTCACCTTCGGGATCACCGGTGGCGTGAAGTACAGCATCGACTTCACGGGCGGAACGCTCATGCAGGTCCAGTTCAAGCAGGCACCGGATGTTGCCGTAGTGAGGAGCACGCTCGACAAGGCAGGCATCGCGGGAAGCGAAATCCAGCAGTACGGCACAGCGACGGAGTACACCATTCGCGCTCGTGACGAGAAGCAGGTGGAAGCACAGGATGCCGGCGCCGAAGGTATTTCGAAGTTGATCGCAGCAGCCCTGGAGCAGCAGTTCGGCGCAGGGAACGTCACGATTGTGCGCACCGAGGCGGTTGGACCAAAGGTCGGCAGTGAACTGCGCTCTGGCGCGTTCACGGCGATGCTGATCGCGTCGTTGTTCACCCTCATGTATCTCGCGATCCGCTTCGACTGGCGCTTCGGTGCGGCGGCCGTGCTCTCCACCGCGCACGATATTCTGCTCACGATGGCGTTCATCAAGATGTTCAACATCGAGGTGTCGCTTACCGTGGTCGCGGCCATTCTCACGCTGCTTGGGTACTCGGCCAACGACACGATTATCATTTTTGACCGTGTTCGCGAAGATCTGAAGAAGCGGGCGAAGGGCGAGTCGCTCTCACAGGTGCTCGACCGCGCGATCAACGAGACGTTGCCTCGTTCCGTCATGACGCACGCCACCGTGCTGGCGTCCACGCTGGCGCTGCTGTTCATCGCCGGCGAGATCATCCGACCGTTCGCGTGGGTCATGACGTTCGGCGTATTTGTCGCCACCTTCTCCTCGATCTACGTCGCCGGTCCGTTTCTGATCTGGATTGAGTCGAAGTATCCGCGCACCACATCCGACTCCACGAGCCGGGCCGTCAACGCGGGTAACGACAACTCGGGCGACAAGAGTGCGCGGAAGGCGGAGCGTCTCGCCTCGCGTTAACGCGCATGATCGTCTTTTCCGATAGTCATGTACATCTGGCCGATCCCGCGTTCGCTGATGAAGCGGACGCGGTGATCCAGCGGGCCCGCGCAGTAGGTGCGCGGGCCCTTGTCTGTATTGGTGAGTCAGCTGCCACCGCGCTGCGGGCCCGGCGTCTGGCCGAGCGCCATGCGGGCTTTGTCTTCTTCACCGCTGGCGTCCATCCCCACGATGCTGCGGGCTGGGACGATGCCACCGATGCGCCCGCCATTCGTGATGCCGTCGCTCACGGAGCGGTCGCCGTCGGCGAGTGCGGCCTCGACACGCACTACGATCACGCACCGCGTGCACAACAGCGATACGCCCTCGACGCCCAACTCGCGCTCGCCGAGGAGTTGCACAAGCCGATCGTGTTGCATACCCGAGCGGCCGAGGCAGATACCGCCGAATTCCTGAAGCGGGCCGACGTCGCGCGCGTGCGGGGCGTGCTCCACTGCTACACCGGTTCGGCGGCGCTGGCGGAGGCCGCACTCTCCGTCGGATGGTTTGTTTCGTTCAGCGGCATCATCACGTTCAAGAGCTGGACTGACGACGCGTTGCTGCGGCTGGTCCCGAGCGACCGACTGCTCGTAGAGTCCGATGCGCCGTATCTTGCACCAGTGCCGCATCGTGGAAAGCGCAATGAGTCGGCGTTCGTGCCTCTGACGTTGGCCCGGTTGGCCGCCGTCCGGCAGCAGGATGTCGACGCTCTCGGTTGGCAAACGCTGCGCAATACGAAAGTACTGTTCGACCTGCCTGATGCCGTGGTAGCTGCCGAGCCCACCGCGACCTCGCTCGCTCATTCTTGATCACCTTCCAGCGCATCACCGACATGCCCATCGAGACCCTGCACACCGACCACGCACCGAAAGCGATCGGCCCCTACGCGCAGGCGGTTCGCGCCAATGGTTTCCTCTTTACGGCTGGTCAGATCCCGCTCGATCCCGTTTCGATGGAAATCGAGACCGGTGACGTGAGTGCGCAGACGGAGCGCGTACTCTCGAATCTGTCCGCCGTGTTGAACGAGGCCGGCGTGACCTGGAGCGACGTGGTAAAGACCACCGTCTTCCTGAAGTCCATGGACGACTTCGTCGCGATGAATACGGTGTACGCGCGCGTACTCGGCGACGCCCGTCCGGCGCGCTCCACGGTGGCCGTGGCCGGGCTCCCTCGAAACGTGAGCGTCGAGATCGAGCTCGTCGCGGCTCTCCCCGCGCGCTGAGGAGTATCAGAGACATGCTTCGCCTAGTTCCGCGCGCGCTGTTGGTACTGGCGCTAGTGGCGCCTGTTGGCGCGCCGCTGGTGGCGCAGCAGCGCGACTCGGTGACGGCGAAGCCGGTTCCCGCGCCGATCATCAAGCCGGCGGCTCCGGTCTCCCCGCTCACCCAGCGTGGCCGATTTACACCACCGCTCACGCCGAAGCGGGCGTTCCTCTACTCGTCGCTGTTGCCTGGCTTCGGGCAATCGCGCTTGGATCGCGGGACGTCCGGGGCGCTGTTCGCCAGCATCGAACTCGCGGCGATTGTGATGATGCGCCGCAGTCAGATGGATCTGAGGGAAGCGCGTCGATTCCAGATCGACACCTTGCCCGGCCAGTACCTGGTCTCTGGCGATTCAGTCGTCAAGAATGGGATCTTTACGAACGGATTCACGCGTGATCTGGTGCGAACGCGACGCCTGCACGTGGAAGATTGGATCGCCGTCGTCGCCTTCAATCACCTCTTTGCCGGCGCTGATGCGTTCGTCTCGGCGCAGCTGTGGGACGTGCCGCTCGAGCTGTCGGCGTATCCGCGCCCATCGGGCGCCGTGTTCGCTGCCACCATTCGATTCTGAGCATGATGCAGGCATCGCGCGGGGCGTCGATCGGGATGTTCGATTCTGGCCTTGGTGGTCTCACCGTCGCCAACGCCCTCATGCGGCGGCTGCCAGCGGAATCGCTACTCTATTTCGGCGACACCGCTCGCGTTCCGTACGGTCCCAAGAGTCCGGACACCGTACGACGCTACGCGTTACAGATTGGCGAGTGGCTGGTGCAGGAAGGCGTAAAATGCGTCGTCGTCGCGTGCAACACGGCCACCGCCCACGCCCTCGACGCGCTCCAGTCGACGCTGTCGGTCCCGGTCATTGGTGTTGTCGAACCGGGCGCTCGGGCCGCCGTGCGCGCGAGCCGCGGTGGACCAATCGGTGTCATCGGCACTAGCGGAACGATTGCGTCCGGTGCCTACACGAGGGCGATTCACCGGCAGTCACCAGACATCGACGTACGGGCCGAGGCGTGTCCGCTCTTCGTACCGCTGGTGGAAGAGGGTTGGATCGATCACCTCTCCACTCGACTGATTGCCCACGACTATCTGGCGCCAATGCGTGAGGCGCGGGTCGACACACTGGTGCTTGGCTGTACGCACTATCCGTTGCTGGCACCGGTCATCGCTGCCGAGATGGGGCCTGAGGTCCGGCTCATTGACAGCGCGGAAGAAACGGCGGCCGAAGTGGAACGCATCCTCGCCGAGCGCGGGCTGCTGCAGCACACGTCGGGCGAGCATGGGCGGGAACCGACACACCGTTTTGTCGCCTCAGACGCGCCGCAGCACTTCCTCGCGCTCGGCGGTCGCTTCCTCGATGTTCCGCTCACCGCTGTGGAGTACCACGTCTTCACCTGAGTCGCGCCACGCGCGCAACGAGATCCGATCGCTCTCGATGAGCAGATACTGTTGGTCGAGATACCACGCACCCGCGTTCGCATACCATCCGGCCCCGGCGCGCCGCAACATCGGCACGTGCGAGTGGCCGTGGATCACCAGGTTCGGACCGTCGGGCGCCGACAGCGAACGCGTGCCGACCGCAAGCAGGCCCCGACCTTCATCGCCCGCGCGCCGTGTTCGGCTCGTATGCGAAGAAGCGAGCGCAACACGCGACGCGAGATTCGGATGCAATAAGCCGAAGGCCCGGATCGCCAACGAATGGCGAAGGACCCGGCGGAGGCGGCGATACGGCGCGTCCTCCACCTCGCGCAGCCCATCCCCGTGGACGAGCTCGGCCCGCCAGGGCCCGATCGACCCAGCCCAGGGGTGCAGGGTGTACTGTGCGCCCGTTTCGGCCATGAGCTCGTCGCCGCCCCAGCAATCATGATTGCCGCCGATCCATAACACCGGAATTCCGGCGTCGTGGAGATCGGCCAGCGCCGCCAGCACCCGGAATCCCGTGCGAGGCATGGCGTGACGCCAGGCGAACCAGAAATCGAAGAGGTCGCCCATGATCACCAGCGA contains the following coding sequences:
- a CDS encoding TatD family hydrolase; translation: MIVFSDSHVHLADPAFADEADAVIQRARAVGARALVCIGESAATALRARRLAERHAGFVFFTAGVHPHDAAGWDDATDAPAIRDAVAHGAVAVGECGLDTHYDHAPRAQQRYALDAQLALAEELHKPIVLHTRAAEADTAEFLKRADVARVRGVLHCYTGSAALAEAALSVGWFVSFSGIITFKSWTDDALLRLVPSDRLLVESDAPYLAPVPHRGKRNESAFVPLTLARLAAVRQQDVDALGWQTLRNTKVLFDLPDAVVAAEPTATSLAHS
- the murI gene encoding glutamate racemase, translating into MMQASRGASIGMFDSGLGGLTVANALMRRLPAESLLYFGDTARVPYGPKSPDTVRRYALQIGEWLVQEGVKCVVVACNTATAHALDALQSTLSVPVIGVVEPGARAAVRASRGGPIGVIGTSGTIASGAYTRAIHRQSPDIDVRAEACPLFVPLVEEGWIDHLSTRLIAHDYLAPMREARVDTLVLGCTHYPLLAPVIAAEMGPEVRLIDSAEETAAEVERILAERGLLQHTSGEHGREPTHRFVASDAPQHFLALGGRFLDVPLTAVEYHVFT
- the truB gene encoding tRNA pseudouridine(55) synthase TruB, which translates into the protein MITSGLLFVDKPAGMTSHDVVSVVRRAARSKRVGHAGTLDPFATGLLVLAVNSATRLLPHVVGEPKVYDAVIRFGHETDTDDRTGEVTREAMGPAAEVLAECATTPLREAIATLTGHLAQVPPAFSAKHVNGERAYAIARRGDVVELPPVDVLVMGWEWLASTSDALTVRITCGGGTYIRALARDLGRALGSAAHCESLRRVASGAAHVADAITLEQLEPGSILDGRVLLRPPLSALGAIAHESLDEAGLAALRVGRRIPATTPGDRGALLWQDTVVAIAERVAGDWWQPRVVMLGDEAAS
- the secF gene encoding protein translocase subunit SecF codes for the protein MLRIFHNTKYEFVKHWRIAAGLTVAFIVAGLVTFGITGGVKYSIDFTGGTLMQVQFKQAPDVAVVRSTLDKAGIAGSEIQQYGTATEYTIRARDEKQVEAQDAGAEGISKLIAAALEQQFGAGNVTIVRTEAVGPKVGSELRSGAFTAMLIASLFTLMYLAIRFDWRFGAAAVLSTAHDILLTMAFIKMFNIEVSLTVVAAILTLLGYSANDTIIIFDRVREDLKKRAKGESLSQVLDRAINETLPRSVMTHATVLASTLALLFIAGEIIRPFAWVMTFGVFVATFSSIYVAGPFLIWIESKYPRTTSDSTSRAVNAGNDNSGDKSARKAERLASR
- a CDS encoding UDP-2,3-diacylglucosamine diphosphatase, which gives rise to MLNTPTLVLGDAHLGVASKDAERALLRLLRDVPSRARSLVIMGDLFDFWFAWRHAMPRTGFRVLAALADLHDAGIPVLWIGGNHDCWGGDELMAETGAQYTLHPWAGSIGPWRAELVHGDGLREVEDAPYRRLRRVLRHSLAIRAFGLLHPNLASRVALASSHTSRTRRAGDEGRGLLAVGTRSLSAPDGPNLVIHGHSHVPMLRRAGAGWYANAGAWYLDQQYLLIESDRISLRAWRDSGEDVVLHSGERNIEEATAEREEVLRRV
- a CDS encoding RidA family protein gives rise to the protein MPIETLHTDHAPKAIGPYAQAVRANGFLFTAGQIPLDPVSMEIETGDVSAQTERVLSNLSAVLNEAGVTWSDVVKTTVFLKSMDDFVAMNTVYARVLGDARPARSTVAVAGLPRNVSVEIELVAALPAR
- a CDS encoding bifunctional riboflavin kinase/FAD synthetase translates to MTSVWSDPVGLPIGESGAVITVGTFDGVHRGHHDVLARLAALAAETDRPSVVITFEPHPLEVVRPSAAPPLLTLHDEKLEMFAQSGVSYVAVLPFTATLAAYEAEQFVDAVLRERFRVAELLVGHDHGFGRGRLGDIDVLRALGVSRGFGVTVLPPVHAADGQAISSTAIRSAILQGDLRTAAAGLGRPYSIAGRVIQGDQRGRLIGYPTLNLQSPPARKLLPPDGVYAVRVQTPQGPFGGMLNLGPRPTFGDASRRIETHVFDAAHDWYGAPIRLDLIDRIRDTRTFDGIGALRAQLAHDEAAARETLQGLATATTTGPLS
- the secD gene encoding protein translocase subunit SecD — encoded protein: MANLKYRILLIVGLFAASAWALFPRTVVERVKRDGVFVYDTVRRVPLKRGLDLQGGMHLTLEVDESKQAVANKSEALDRALKVVRQRIDEFGVSEPVVQKAGNERIIVELPGIDDAERAQDVVQKSAFLEFQITDKTQAFEKVMPRFDEIAKNAGLSAASEAKAAGDTAKKGGATSLLTQQSDSSKDSTGKAIASTGADSTAKTPAVVIGGLFSTNVQPGQIPGQYIVPEASYAAIERALSLPAIQGAMPPGKVMRWGVDSLVSGTQRFFALYVLDSRPIITGEVLTDARPSTDPVEGNVVQFTLNNEGARRFKVETGKHVRDNMAIVLDQRVVTAPVLNSAIGRNGQITLGGGTLQAAQDLALVLRAGALPVPLKVAEVRSIGASLGADSINKGALALAVAFLLIVVIMIGYYRFAGMLAVAALLLYLVYTLAVLAGFHAVLTLPGLAGFVLSIGIAVDANVLIFERIREELDHGKSNRLAIDEGFRHALSAIIDTSATTILSGMVLYQYGTGPVRGFAVTLIAGLVASLFTSIFVSKTFFMIWLSRTRGNQTLSI